From Raphanus sativus cultivar WK10039 unplaced genomic scaffold, ASM80110v3 Scaffold1143, whole genome shotgun sequence, a single genomic window includes:
- the LOC108823069 gene encoding potassium transporter 10, whose translation MAARGVEASTGGEISEESDERGSMWDLDQQLDQPMDEEAGRLRNMYKEKKFSAILLLQLSFQSLGVVYGDLGTSPLYVFYNTFPHGIKDPEDIIGALSLIIYSLTLIPLLKYVFVVCKANDNGQGGTFALYSLLCRHAKVNTIPNQHRTDEELTTYSRTTFHEHSFAAQTKRWLEKNPSRKNSLLILVLVGTCMVIGDGILTPAISVLSAAGGLRVNLPHINNGVVVVVAVVILVSLFSVQHYGTDRVGWLFAPVVFLWFLFIASIGMYNVWKHDPSVLKAFSPVYIYRYFKRGGQDRWTSLGGIMLSITGIEALFADLSHFPVAAVQIAFTVIVFPCLLLAYSGQAAYLRKYPHHVEDAFYQSIPKSVYWPMFVIATFAAIVASQATISATFSLIKQALAHGCFPRVKVVHTSRKFLGQIYVPDINWILMILCIAVTAGFKNQNQIGNAYGTAVVIVMLVTTLLMMLIMILVWRCHWVLVLSFTLLSLVVECTYFSAVLFKVNQGGWVPLVIAAAFLIVMYVWHYGTLKRYEFEMHSKVSMAWILGLGPSLGLVRVPGIGLVYTELASGVPHIFSHFITNLPAIHSVVVFVCVKNLPVYTVPDEERFLVKRIGPKNFHMFRCVARYGYRDLHKKDDNFEKRLFESLFLFIRLESMMEGCSDSDDYSICGSQKQHRDGNESMNFTTFDTFGSVESVMAPPVGVTKRTSHTVTGSSQMSGGGDELEFINGCRDAGVVHIMGNTVIRARREARFYKRIAIDYVYAFLRKICRENSAIFNVPQESLLNVGQIFYV comes from the exons ATGGCGGCAAGAGGAGTAGAAGCATCAACGGGTGGTGAGATAAGTGAAGAGAGTGATGAGAGAGGAAGCATGTGGGATTTGGACCAGCAACTTGATCAGCCTATGGATGAAGAAGCTGGTCGCCTCAGAAACATGTACAAAGAAaag AAATTCTCAGCGATTCTGCTTCTTCAGCTTTCATTCCAGAGTCTAGGCGTTGTTTACGGAGACTTAGGAACCTCTCCTCTCTACGTTTTCTACAACACATTTCCTCACGGGATCAAAGACCCTGAGGATATCATCGGAGCTCTCTCCCTAATCATTTACTCCCTCACACTCATCCCTCTCCTCAAATACGTTTTCGTTGTATGCAAAGCCAATGACAATGGTCAAGGTGGAACATTTGCTCTCTACTCTTTGCTATGTAGACATGCAAAAGTGAACACTATCCCCAACCAACACCGTACAGATGAAGAGCTCACAACTTATAGCCGCACCACGTTTCACGAACACTCTTTTGCAGCACAGACCAAGAGATGGTTGGAGAAAAATCCCTCTAGGAAAAACTCTCTACTCATTCTCGTACTCGTTGGTACCTGCATGGTCATCGGCGATGGGATCCTTACTCCCGCCATTTCTG TTCTATCTGCTGCGGGTGGGCTGAGAGTAAACCTTCCTCATATAAACAatggtgttgttgttgttgtggcgGTGGTGATATTAGTGAGCTTGTTTAGTGTACAGCACTATGGAACAGACAGGGTCGGGTGGCTTTTTGCGCCTGTTGTGTTCCTCTGGTTTCTCTTTATAGCGAGTATCGGTATGTACAACGTATGGAAACATGACCCGAGCGTTTTGAAAGCTTTCTCCCCTGTTTATATCTATCGGTATTTCAAAAGAGGTGGTCAAGATCGTTGGACCTCTCTTGGAGGCATCATGCTTAGTATCACAG GGATTGAAGCACTCTTTGCGGATCTATCTCACTTCCCAGTCGCAGCAGTACAGATTGCATTTACTGTAATTGTTTTCCCTTGCCTCCTTTTGGCGTATAGCGGACAAGCTGCGTATCTTAGGAAGTATCCACATCATGTCGAAGACGCATTTTATCAATCCATCCCAA AGAGTGTGTATTGGCCAATGTTTGTGATTGCAACCTTTGCTGCAATAGTAGCAAGCCAAGCCACAATATCAGCGACCTTCTCGTTGATAAAGCAAGCTCTCGCACACGGATGCTTCCCTAGAGTTAAAGTGGTGCACACTTCAAGGAAGTTTCTAGGTCAGATATACGTTCCGGACATCAACTGGATCCTCATGATCCTCTGCATAGCAGTTACAGCTGGATTCAAGAACCAGAACCAGATAGGAAACGCTTACGGGACAGCCGTTGTGATCGTCATGCTGGTCACAACGCTTCTCATGATGCTGATCATGATACTCGTCTGGAGATGCCATTGGGTTCTAGTCCTCTCCTTCACCCTTCTATCACTCGTAGTTGAGTGCACTTACTTCTCAGCCGTGCTCTTCAAGGTTAACCAAGGCGGGTGGGTCCCACTCGTCATCGCAGCAGCGTTTCTCATCGTCATGTACGTCTGGCATTACGGAACGCTCAAGAGGTATGAGTTCGAAATGCATAGTAAAGTCTCCATGGCTTGGATTCTCGGACTAGGACCTAGCCTTGGTCTTGTCCGTGTTCCCGGGATTGGTCTTGTTTACACCGAGTTAGCTAGCGGTGTCCCTCACATCTTCTCTCATTTCATCACAAACTTGCCGGCTATTCACTCCGTTGTGGTCTTTGTGTGCGTCAAGAACCTTCCTGTCTACACTGTCCCTGATGAAGAACGGTTCCTTGTGAAAAGAATCGGACCGAAGAACTTCCACATGTTCCGCTGCGTGGCGAGGTATGGATACAGAGACTTGCATAAGAAGGACGACAACTTTGAGAAACGGCTCTTTGAAagcctcttcctcttcatccgTCTTGAGTCCATGATGGAAGGCTGCTCTGACTCAGACGATTACAGCATCTGTGGAAGCCAGAAACAGCACAGAGACGGGAATGAGAGTATGAACTTTACCACTTTTGATACATTTGGTTCTGTAGAGTCTGTTATGGCACCTCCTGTGGGGGTAACCAAACGGACGAGCCACACGGTGACCGGGTCAAGCCAGATGAGTGGAGGAGGGGACGAGCTGGAGTTCATAAATGGGTGCAGAGACGCAGGAGTGGTGCACATAATGGGGAACACAGTGATTCGAGCAAGAAGGGAAGCGAGGTTCTACAAGAGAATAGCAATTGATTATGTGTATGCGTTTCTTAGGAAAATTTGTAGAGAAAATAGTGCTATCTTCAATGTTCCTCAGGAAAGCCTCTTGAATGTTGGTCAGATTTTTTATGTGTAA